The window CGGCTTCATGTCGGTGGAAACGAGCGTTACATCCGGCGCGGCATCGCCCTGCTGAAGCCCCATCGATCGGTCCCTCGGCAAAAGTGTGGTTCAGGAATCTTCTTCGGCCGCCGCCAGGCGCAACGTGCCGAGCGCCTGGCGCACCAGCTCGCGCTCGGCCTCCTGCTCGCCCGCGGGGGCAACGTACGTGGCGAACATCATCACGCCGGGCGCGGAGGCTACGGCCACCATCCAGAAAGTCACATCGCCTTCGTCCTCGTCCTCCGCCTCGTACTCGCAGACGGCCAGCTCGGCGCCGCCCTCCAGGGGCAGGTCGTCGACGTCGTCCTCTTCCAACTCCACGCCTCGGTCTTCCAAAAAGGCGTACAGCTCTTCGGCGGGGTCGGGAAAGTCGTCCTCCGCATCGAACGAGATGAGGTGAAGCGTGCCGATCCCCTCGTCCTCGCGCCACACCTCGAGGCCGCCCTGCTCCTCGTCCGGCGCCGCCGACCACCCCGCCGGCGGCACCATGCTGAACCGGCCGTCGGGGTCCTGCACCCGCTCCTTCTCGCTCATCCGCATTTCTCCCGCTGAGGATGGGGCGCGCAAGATGCCACACGCCCGAACGCCCGGCAAGCGGTCCGCATCGGACCGCCACCGGGCGCTCGCCCCTCCCCACCACCACACCCGTCACGCCGCCGGCCGCACCCTCGCATCGCCCGAACGCTGGATGTTCGCCGCCAGCCCCGTGCGATCGTCCGCGACGGGTTCCCGCGCGAGGAGCCGGAGCGCCGGGTGGACGGCGGTGGCCGGCGTGGCGCCGAACTGCGCCTGCACGCGGGTGATGTCCTCCAGCGGCACCGAGGTAGCCATGAAGCGGCGCAGCTTGTCCAGAAACTCCTGCTCGATGCGCTCGGCGAGGGAGCGCGCATATTCAGTCCGTTGATCGTCCATCGGAGTGCCCGTGGGTCGTAAGTCGGCGTCATCCTGCACGGACCAAGGATCGCCCTTCCGCGCCCCCGCGGCATGGGTACTTTGCACTATCTTCTGTCAGGCGATTGACCGTCCGGATTCACGCGGTCAGATTCAGTGCCGAGCAGGAAGTTCCGAGATCGGGCCCGACAGGGGAGGATACGATGGAGAAGCGCACCGGCGTCGGTGAAGGATCGTTGGTGATGATCGATCCACAGGTATGCGGAGGCATGCCGGTCGTCCGCGGCACGCGCATCGCCGTGCACACGCTGGCCGACCTGGCCGGACAGGGCGCACCCGACCAGGAGCTGCTGGAAGACTATCCTTCGCTCACGGCGGACAGCCTTTCGGCCGCGCTCGCGTACGCCCGCGCAAACCCGCGACGCAATCAACCTGTACCGACTCCGTGGATCGGCGGAACGGTGGTGCGCACGACCGCCCGGGAGCACGGGTGATCCGCCATTCTCTCCGGACGACGAGTTGAAGGACTTCGCCGCGCTGTACGCAGAGCTGGACGAGACCACGAAGACGGGCGAGAAGGTGGATGCGCTCGCCCGCTACTTCGCGGCCGCGAACCCGGCCGATGCCGCGTGGGCCGTGCACTTCCTGAGCGGAAGGCGGCCCAAGCGGCTCGTTGGCGCGCGCAAGCTGGCGGCGTGGGCCATGGAGGCGGCCGACGTGCCCGAGTGGCTGTTCGCGGAGTGCTACGATTCCGTCGGCGACCTGGCCGAAACCATCTCCCTCCTTCTCCCGCCATCGGGCGCATCCACCGACCTGCCGCTGCGGCACTGGGTGGAGGAGCGCCTGCTTCCCCTGCGCGGCGAGGACGAGGCGGGGCAGCGCGGCGAAATCCAGCAGGCCTGGGCAGAGCTGGACGGGCCGCAGGCGTACGTGTGGAACAAGCTGATCACCGGCAGCTTTCGCGTGGGCGTGTCGCAGAGCCTGGTGGTCCGCGCGCTGGCCCGCGTGTCGGGCGTGGACGAGGCGGCCGTCGCGCACCGGATGATGGGCGCGTGGGACCCCAATCCCGAGTTCTACGCGCGGCTGTTGGAGATGGACACGCGCGACACCGACCTCAGCCGCCCGTACCCGTTCTTCCTGGCGTACGCGCTGGAGGGCGAGCTGGAATCGCTGGGCGATGCGCGCGACTGGCAGGCCGAGTGGAAGTGGGACGGCATCCGCTCGCAGGTGATCCGGCGCGGCGGCTCCACCTTCATCTGGTCGCGCGGCGAAGAACTGATCACGGAGCGCTTTCCCGAGCTGGCGCACGCCGCCGCCCTGCTCCCCGACGGCACCGTGCTGGATGGCGAGATCATGCCCTGGCGCGACGGGCCGCTCCCGTTCGCGCAGCTGCAGCGGCGCATCGGACGCAAGGTGCTGGGGCCCAAGATTTTGGCCGAGGTGCCGGTAGTCCTGCTCGCGTACGACCTGCTGGAGGTGGATGGCGTGGACGTCCGCGAGCAGCCCCAGGCCTGGCGCCGCGCGCGGCTCGAGGAGCTGGTGCGGGCGACGCCTTCCGGCGGGCGCTTTCTCCTTTCGCCGGTGGTGGCCGCGGCGGACTGGGATGGCGTGCTGCAGGCCCACCGCGACGCCCGCGCCCGCTCCGCCGAGGGGCTGATGCTCAAGCGGGCGGACGCGCCGTACGGCGTGGGCCGGAGGAAGGGCGCGTGGTGGAAGTGGAAGGTGGAGCCGTTCACCATCGACGCCGTGCTGATCTACGCGCAGCGGGGACACGGCCGCCGCGCGTCGCTGTACACCGACTACACGTTCGGCGTGTGGAAGGAGGGCGAGCTGGTGCCCTTCGCCAAGGCGTACTCGGGGCTGACGGACGTGGAGATCCGCAAGGTGGATTCGTTCGTGCGCCGCAACACGACGCAGAAGTTCGGGCCGGTGCGCACGGTGAAGCCCGAGCTGGTGTTCGAGCTCGCCTTCGAAGGCATCCAGCGCTCGCCCCGCCACAAGAGCGGCGTCGCGGTCCGCTTTCCCCGCATGCTCCGCTGGCGCACGGACAAGAAGCCGGAAGACGCCGACTCGCTGGACACGATCTTCTCCCTCCTGGAATCGGCGGCGGCCCAGGCCTCGGGCGACTGACGGGCCCGGTCAGTCGCGACGTGGGAAGACGATGCGGCCGCGCGGTGTCATCCCGATGGAGCGGCCCCGGGTTACTCAGCCCTGACACCGTGGATTGCAGCGACTGAGGGATCCGCCACACAGCGCGCCGCATCGCGTGAAAACTACGGTCGTCCCCATTGCTTGGACGTGTCGCCCACGGTGCCGCTGGTCCGCGGGATGTTCGATCTCTGGCGGCGTCGGTCTGCTTCCGTCCCGCGAAGTATGTGGCGGATCCCTCGGTCGCTGCCGTCTGACGTGCAGGGGCAGATTCGCCGCGGCCGCTCCGTCGGGATGACAGGTGCGCTTCGGTCGACACGTTGCGCGTCTGGCGCATCTCCCGTTTCGGCGGAAACACTTGACCGCGGCGTTCTGCCGCCGCATCCCTTCCCCATGTTCCACATCGACCCGACCGATCCCACGCCGGTGGAAGCGCAGATCGTCCGCACGGTGCGCGCGGCCATCGGCGCCGGCGCGCTGGGCCCCGGCGATACGCTCCCAACCGTCCGCCAGCTTGCGGTGGACCTGCGCGTGGGCGCCAACGCGGTCGCCCGCGCCTACACCGAGCTGGAGAAGCAGCAGGTACTCGAAACCATGGCCGGGGTGGGCACCGTAGTGAGGGCATCTTCCGACGCCATCGACCGCGAGGAGCTGCTCGCGGAACTGTGCGCGCTGGAAGACGGGTTCCTGCGCGAGGCGGCCGCGCTGGGATTTTCGCTGGACGACGTGATCATTCA is drawn from Longimicrobium sp. and contains these coding sequences:
- a CDS encoding DUF433 domain-containing protein; translated protein: MEKRTGVGEGSLVMIDPQVCGGMPVVRGTRIAVHTLADLAGQGAPDQELLEDYPSLTADSLSAALAYARANPRRNQPVPTPWIGGTVVRTTAREHG
- a CDS encoding ATP-dependent DNA ligase, which encodes MKDFAALYAELDETTKTGEKVDALARYFAAANPADAAWAVHFLSGRRPKRLVGARKLAAWAMEAADVPEWLFAECYDSVGDLAETISLLLPPSGASTDLPLRHWVEERLLPLRGEDEAGQRGEIQQAWAELDGPQAYVWNKLITGSFRVGVSQSLVVRALARVSGVDEAAVAHRMMGAWDPNPEFYARLLEMDTRDTDLSRPYPFFLAYALEGELESLGDARDWQAEWKWDGIRSQVIRRGGSTFIWSRGEELITERFPELAHAAALLPDGTVLDGEIMPWRDGPLPFAQLQRRIGRKVLGPKILAEVPVVLLAYDLLEVDGVDVREQPQAWRRARLEELVRATPSGGRFLLSPVVAAADWDGVLQAHRDARARSAEGLMLKRADAPYGVGRRKGAWWKWKVEPFTIDAVLIYAQRGHGRRASLYTDYTFGVWKEGELVPFAKAYSGLTDVEIRKVDSFVRRNTTQKFGPVRTVKPELVFELAFEGIQRSPRHKSGVAVRFPRMLRWRTDKKPEDADSLDTIFSLLESAAAQASGD
- a CDS encoding GntR family transcriptional regulator; translation: MFHIDPTDPTPVEAQIVRTVRAAIGAGALGPGDTLPTVRQLAVDLRVGANAVARAYTELEKQQVLETMAGVGTVVRASSDAIDREELLAELCALEDGFLREAAALGFSLDDVIIHLDSRRNR